The following coding sequences lie in one Halorussus rarus genomic window:
- a CDS encoding response regulator, with the protein MDQPRDATVLVVDDEPEVTDAYALRLRRRYADVRTAYGGEEALAEMDDDVDVVLLDRRMPFSGDEVLRELRERGYECRVIMVTAVNPGFEIVDMPFDDYLCKPTDREDLFAAIDQQLAAASYDDPVSELFALTAKLAVLESEQTPEQLEDSSEYVRMRRRATELREGLDVPPESFEEMLEEFTAIDRGRK; encoded by the coding sequence ATGGACCAACCCCGGGACGCCACGGTGCTCGTGGTAGACGACGAGCCCGAGGTCACCGACGCGTACGCGCTCCGACTCCGCCGGCGGTACGCCGACGTGCGGACCGCGTACGGCGGCGAGGAGGCGCTCGCGGAGATGGACGACGACGTCGACGTGGTCCTGCTCGACCGGCGCATGCCGTTCTCCGGCGACGAGGTGCTGCGGGAGCTCCGCGAGCGGGGGTACGAGTGCCGGGTCATCATGGTCACGGCGGTCAACCCCGGCTTCGAGATCGTCGACATGCCGTTCGACGACTACCTCTGCAAGCCCACCGACAGGGAGGACCTGTTCGCCGCGATCGACCAGCAGTTGGCGGCGGCGTCGTACGACGACCCCGTCTCGGAGCTGTTCGCCCTCACCGCCAAGCTGGCCGTCCTCGAGTCCGAGCAGACGCCCGAGCAGCTCGAGGACTCCAGCGAGTACGTCCGGATGCGCCGACGGGCGACGGAGCTCCGCGAGGGGCTCGACGTGCCGCCGGAGAGCTTCGAGGAGATGCTCGAGGAGTTCACCGCGATCGACCGCGGCAGGAAGTGA
- a CDS encoding sensor histidine kinase produces MGLRLRTKFVVILVAITLVLGASVYVTLESYQRDAVAETRASVDETARLVADQIDASVRDTRDDVGKVASRPRAREFDESGRFLDAFLANSPFYAAQVVAANGTVVAFRGDVSAEQRRSVVGSDRGDVPYVAQALRGRTYLGDVRYVAETGKHAIVFSAPIMRGAEVEGGLVAAMYLDNQTAFDLLPPLETSSQTVEITGSGAVLSESRRTFGASVRSSAVVESTGWEVTVTRDRTALDARLRRLAASQAAVLGVLLLAMVGFGYWQYAVSLRQTERLLAGFDRLGEGDYDHTVSLRGGSEWEQMSAGFDELAGTLRAREAALRERQQRLEVLYRVLQHNLRNRMSVILNYADVVEETAADEAMASAARTIRDVGWEVTSLSRKARQIRNAIEADHERRPIEVTDLVAEVVADVGEEYPDVEVTASLPDSVRVLALPSLRLAVENVCENACEHNDSADPRVEVSVATVERDGEGLEGPGKTSDAGEQGGLERARADPHDRAGWVSIAVADNGPGIPEQDRTAIGEGRETDLEHASGLGLWLTYWVVDNSGGRLRFAENDPRGAVVTLELPRASPDGGADDGTAGRVRARG; encoded by the coding sequence ATGGGGCTGAGGCTGCGGACCAAGTTCGTCGTCATCCTCGTGGCGATCACGCTCGTGCTGGGCGCGTCGGTCTACGTGACGCTGGAGTCGTACCAGCGCGACGCGGTGGCCGAGACGCGCGCGAGCGTCGACGAGACCGCCCGACTCGTCGCCGACCAGATCGACGCGTCGGTCCGCGACACCCGCGACGACGTGGGGAAGGTCGCCTCGCGACCGCGCGCGAGAGAGTTCGACGAGAGCGGCCGGTTCCTGGACGCGTTCCTGGCGAACTCGCCGTTCTACGCGGCGCAGGTCGTCGCCGCCAACGGGACGGTGGTCGCGTTCCGCGGCGACGTCTCGGCCGAACAGCGCCGGTCGGTCGTGGGCTCGGACCGCGGCGACGTCCCCTACGTCGCGCAAGCGCTCCGGGGACGGACCTACCTCGGTGACGTCCGGTACGTGGCCGAGACCGGCAAGCACGCCATCGTCTTCAGCGCGCCCATCATGCGGGGCGCCGAGGTCGAGGGCGGGCTCGTGGCCGCGATGTACCTCGACAACCAGACGGCGTTCGACCTGCTCCCGCCGCTGGAGACCAGCTCTCAGACGGTCGAGATCACCGGCAGCGGGGCGGTGCTCAGCGAGAGTCGCCGGACGTTCGGCGCGTCGGTCCGGAGTTCGGCGGTCGTCGAGTCGACCGGCTGGGAGGTGACCGTCACCAGGGACCGGACCGCGCTCGACGCGCGGCTCCGACGGCTCGCGGCGTCCCAGGCCGCGGTGCTGGGCGTGCTGTTGCTGGCCATGGTGGGCTTCGGCTACTGGCAGTACGCCGTGAGCCTCCGACAGACCGAGCGGCTCCTCGCCGGGTTCGACAGGCTCGGCGAGGGCGACTACGACCACACGGTATCGCTGCGGGGCGGTTCCGAGTGGGAGCAGATGAGCGCCGGCTTCGACGAACTGGCGGGGACGCTGCGGGCCCGCGAGGCGGCGCTGCGCGAGCGCCAGCAGCGCCTCGAGGTCCTCTACCGCGTGCTCCAGCACAACCTGCGCAACCGGATGAGCGTCATCCTGAACTACGCGGACGTCGTGGAGGAGACGGCCGCCGACGAGGCGATGGCGAGCGCCGCCCGGACCATCCGCGACGTCGGCTGGGAGGTCACGAGCCTGAGCCGGAAGGCCAGACAGATCCGGAACGCCATCGAGGCCGACCACGAGCGCCGGCCCATCGAGGTGACCGACCTCGTCGCCGAGGTGGTCGCCGACGTCGGCGAGGAGTACCCCGACGTCGAGGTGACCGCGTCGTTGCCCGATTCGGTTCGGGTGCTGGCGCTCCCGTCGCTGCGGCTGGCGGTCGAGAACGTCTGCGAGAACGCGTGCGAGCACAACGACAGCGCCGACCCGCGGGTCGAGGTCTCGGTCGCCACCGTCGAGCGCGACGGCGAGGGCCTGGAAGGACCAGGGAAGACGAGTGACGCGGGCGAGCAGGGGGGACTGGAACGCGCCCGGGCCGACCCGCACGACAGAGCCGGCTGGGTCAGCATCGCGGTGGCGGACAACGGCCCCGGCATCCCCGAGCAGGACCGGACCGCCATCGGCGAGGGCCGGGAGACCGACCTCGAACACGCGAGCGGGCTCGGCCTCTGGCTGACCTACTGGGTGGTCGACAACTCCGGCGGGCGGCTCCGGTTCGCCGAGAACGACCCGCGGGGCGCCGTGGTGACCCTGGAGCTACCGCGCGCGTCACCCGACGGCGGGGCGGACGACGGGACGGCCGGCCGGGTCCGAGCCCGCGGGTAG
- a CDS encoding choice-of-anchor D domain-containing protein: MAVLLCLAVVSTVVVPAAALRPPESRADAARPAQASDLELTPEAVEFGRVRVGGPSTDRIPRLLTVTNAGDAPVAIEETTVAGPDAAAFETLRGGGPGTLEPGESRVIAVAFAPASAGTATATLRVETDDGDAVAADLRGTGLAPDVEVRPETLRFENATDGPVTETLTLTNEGNAPLTVRAVSVVGPDRTAFEVADAGPFTIGPDRSRTVAVTFDPPESGSRFATLHVMSDDPDEPQRNVWLTNTPMVADVSPSTVLADRTIVNVSVTDVQANVSQSVNVSWPLTRDDAVAIDSIAFTPERTENFTLNVTKSTQRLEGTPPFDPDDGTEDAAFVSMNSTIPDEDLRNVSVVFRVRKDQLAGNETGPEDVTLYTRQNGTWTELPTQLVDEGPTHYFYEARATGLADFATGIKQAKFQIDDAVVRVTEIRTGDDTEVLVRVTNVGGADGTYVVKLLSGDAVVDRRELSIAPNGTRQTVFVESFDDPGTYALYVNDRFAGNVTVSPGTTTNESASRGGATVGEPPDRTLSSARTLPAGSDPAGRPVVRPAVG; encoded by the coding sequence ATGGCGGTGCTGCTGTGTCTCGCGGTCGTCTCGACGGTAGTCGTCCCTGCCGCCGCGCTCCGACCGCCCGAGAGCCGCGCCGACGCGGCCCGTCCGGCCCAGGCGTCCGACCTCGAACTGACTCCGGAGGCCGTCGAGTTCGGGCGCGTCCGGGTCGGCGGGCCGTCGACCGACCGGATTCCCCGACTCCTCACGGTCACCAACGCGGGGGACGCTCCGGTCGCCATCGAGGAGACGACCGTCGCGGGACCGGACGCCGCGGCGTTCGAGACGCTGCGGGGCGGCGGACCGGGGACGCTCGAACCCGGCGAGAGCCGGGTGATCGCGGTCGCGTTCGCGCCGGCGTCGGCGGGGACGGCGACGGCGACGCTCCGGGTCGAGACCGACGACGGCGACGCGGTCGCGGCCGACCTCCGCGGGACGGGGCTCGCGCCGGACGTGGAAGTCCGACCGGAGACGCTCCGGTTCGAGAACGCGACGGACGGGCCGGTCACCGAGACGCTCACCCTGACCAACGAGGGGAACGCGCCGCTGACGGTCCGGGCAGTCAGCGTCGTCGGTCCGGACCGGACCGCCTTCGAGGTGGCCGACGCGGGGCCGTTCACGATTGGACCCGACCGGAGCCGGACCGTCGCGGTGACGTTCGACCCGCCGGAATCGGGGTCGCGGTTCGCGACGCTCCACGTCATGAGCGACGACCCCGACGAGCCCCAGCGCAACGTCTGGCTGACGAACACGCCGATGGTGGCCGACGTCTCGCCCTCGACCGTGCTGGCCGACCGGACCATCGTGAACGTGTCGGTCACGGACGTCCAGGCGAACGTCTCCCAGTCGGTGAACGTCTCGTGGCCGCTCACTCGCGACGACGCGGTGGCGATCGACTCCATCGCGTTCACCCCCGAGCGCACCGAGAACTTCACGCTGAACGTGACGAAAAGCACCCAGCGGCTCGAGGGGACGCCGCCGTTCGACCCGGACGACGGGACCGAGGACGCGGCGTTCGTCTCGATGAACAGCACCATCCCCGACGAGGACCTCCGGAACGTCAGCGTCGTCTTCCGCGTCCGCAAGGACCAGCTGGCCGGGAACGAGACGGGACCGGAGGACGTCACCCTCTACACCCGGCAGAACGGCACGTGGACCGAACTCCCGACCCAGCTCGTCGACGAGGGCCCCACACACTACTTCTACGAGGCGCGGGCGACGGGGCTGGCGGACTTCGCGACCGGCATCAAGCAGGCCAAGTTCCAGATCGACGACGCGGTCGTGCGCGTCACCGAGATCCGCACCGGCGACGACACGGAGGTCCTGGTCCGGGTGACAAACGTCGGCGGCGCCGACGGCACCTACGTCGTGAAGCTCCTCAGCGGAGACGCCGTGGTCGACCGCCGGGAGCTCTCCATCGCGCCCAACGGCACCCGCCAGACGGTGTTCGTCGAGTCGTTCGACGACCCGGGCACCTACGCGCTGTACGTCAACGACCGGTTCGCCGGGAACGTCACGGTCAGCCCGGGAACCACGACGAACGAGTCGGCTTCGCGCGGAGGAGCGACAGTCGGTGAACCGCCGGACCGGACGCTATCGTCGGCCCGGACGCTACCCGCGGGCTCGGACCCGGCCGGCCGTCCCGTCGTCCGCCCCGCCGTCGGGTGA
- a CDS encoding bacterio-opsin activator domain-containing protein — MEVVIDNVTDGVVVVDADLRVTSANAVAADLLGTDAAALVGADLREAFPRSAAATFREHFGGEDPKHAEVAFEEYFPDLEAWLAVRTVAAEEELAVYLRDVTDRRRLERELDDRERELVRLGRNNAIVQRIVRDLVGATTREEIERTVCERLSSSDRYEFAWIGELGTGDDAIARRVAAGEYEGILDLVAEERGDAAPVGPERAAVETGETQVVGQLVDDESVPEPVRREAFARGVQSSIAVPLRYGGTTFGVLGVYATRPDAFTDRERGSLETLGVAVGFAINAARQRTLLLSDAVVELAFDVTDSTAFFASASARLDCEIALEGIVPLDERSLLGYVRVEGAAPTDLHDLAADRAEVDVGRVVHEAPEEAGGLVEVTLSGGSPVLVLVERGATVRTAEFDRGAGRVVAEIGIGEDVREIVEALGEAFPASELRSKRERERSVETAQEFRSALRERLTDRQRVALRTAYVGGYFESPRDSTAEEIAAALDVTSPTLHYHLRAGQRKLLDAFFDDEATVERLSDVDEWRARTGE, encoded by the coding sequence ATGGAAGTCGTCATCGACAACGTGACCGACGGGGTAGTGGTCGTCGACGCCGACCTCCGGGTCACGTCGGCGAACGCCGTGGCGGCCGACCTCCTCGGGACCGACGCGGCGGCGCTCGTCGGAGCCGACCTCAGGGAGGCGTTCCCGCGGTCGGCGGCGGCGACGTTCCGCGAGCACTTCGGCGGAGAGGACCCGAAGCACGCGGAGGTCGCCTTCGAGGAGTACTTTCCGGACCTCGAGGCGTGGCTGGCCGTCAGGACGGTCGCGGCCGAGGAGGAGCTCGCGGTGTACCTCCGGGACGTCACCGACCGGAGGCGCCTCGAACGGGAGCTCGACGACCGCGAGCGGGAGCTGGTCCGACTCGGTCGGAACAACGCCATCGTCCAGCGCATCGTCCGGGACCTCGTCGGAGCGACGACCCGCGAGGAGATCGAACGGACGGTCTGCGAGCGGCTGTCGTCGAGCGACCGGTACGAGTTCGCCTGGATCGGCGAACTCGGGACGGGCGACGACGCGATCGCGCGGCGGGTCGCGGCCGGCGAGTACGAGGGCATCCTCGACCTCGTCGCCGAGGAGCGCGGCGACGCCGCGCCGGTCGGGCCCGAGCGCGCGGCCGTCGAGACGGGCGAGACGCAGGTCGTCGGACAGCTGGTCGACGACGAGTCGGTGCCCGAGCCGGTCCGGCGCGAGGCGTTCGCGCGCGGGGTGCAGTCCAGCATCGCCGTGCCGCTCCGGTACGGCGGCACCACGTTCGGCGTCCTCGGCGTCTACGCGACCCGCCCGGACGCGTTCACCGACCGCGAACGCGGGAGCCTGGAGACGCTCGGCGTGGCCGTCGGATTCGCCATTAACGCGGCGCGCCAGCGCACCCTCCTGCTGTCGGACGCGGTGGTCGAACTCGCGTTCGACGTGACCGACTCGACGGCGTTCTTCGCGTCGGCCTCGGCCCGGCTCGACTGCGAGATCGCCCTCGAGGGCATCGTCCCGCTGGACGAGCGCTCGCTGCTCGGGTACGTCCGGGTCGAGGGGGCGGCCCCGACGGACCTACACGACCTGGCCGCTGACCGAGCCGAGGTCGACGTCGGTCGCGTCGTCCACGAAGCCCCGGAGGAGGCCGGCGGGCTCGTCGAGGTCACGCTGTCGGGCGGGTCGCCGGTCCTCGTGCTGGTCGAGCGCGGCGCGACCGTCCGGACCGCCGAGTTCGACCGGGGCGCCGGGCGCGTCGTCGCGGAGATCGGAATCGGAGAGGACGTCCGGGAGATCGTCGAGGCCCTCGGTGAGGCGTTTCCGGCGTCCGAGCTCCGCTCGAAGCGCGAGCGCGAGCGGTCGGTCGAGACCGCCCAGGAGTTCCGGAGCGCGCTCCGCGAACGGCTCACCGACCGCCAGCGCGTCGCGCTCCGGACCGCGTACGTCGGCGGGTACTTCGAGTCGCCCCGAGACAGCACCGCCGAGGAGATCGCCGCGGCGCTCGACGTCACCTCGCCCACGCTCCACTACCACCTCCGGGCGGGACAGCGCAAGCTGCTCGATGCCTTCTTCGACGACGAGGCGACGGTCGAACGACTCTCGGACGTCGACGAGTGGCGCGCGAGGACCGGCGAATGA
- a CDS encoding sensor histidine kinase, whose protein sequence is MTGDGAPRNDESRTETGDTESADSAPVADASSDAELFRAFPDPLLRYEREGEAAVVRAVNPAFERTFAVGGSAVAGDPLADHLPVDAEAATAEDVRSRLEDGDAVTVETRCGEGDERCHFRLRTVDDSDEAATVVVYTDVTDTERRARDLEARVERLERFVDVAAHDLRNPLDVAKIRVEAARDSPEDVHFERAEAALDRIQRIVRDVLSVGSAEPDLDEETALEGVAEAAWSTVDTDAATLVLDDDLPTAVADADLLQHLFENLFRNAVEHGSTSPRSQAREDAVEHGDGDVTVRVGDLPDGFYVADDGRGVPPAERERVFDPGYSTADGNTGLGLVIVQQTVEDHGWSVSLTESESGGARFEFTGVRTDGPD, encoded by the coding sequence ATGACGGGCGACGGCGCCCCTCGGAACGACGAGTCGCGCACGGAGACCGGCGACACCGAATCTGCCGACTCCGCGCCGGTCGCCGACGCCTCGTCGGACGCAGAACTCTTTCGCGCGTTCCCCGACCCGCTGCTCCGCTACGAGCGCGAGGGGGAGGCGGCGGTCGTCCGGGCGGTCAACCCCGCGTTCGAGCGGACGTTCGCCGTCGGCGGGTCGGCGGTCGCCGGCGACCCGCTGGCCGACCACCTGCCGGTCGACGCCGAGGCGGCGACCGCGGAGGACGTCCGGTCCCGCCTCGAGGACGGCGACGCAGTCACGGTCGAAACCCGGTGCGGAGAGGGGGACGAGCGGTGCCACTTCCGACTCCGGACCGTCGACGACTCCGACGAGGCGGCGACCGTCGTGGTCTACACGGACGTCACCGACACCGAAAGGCGGGCGCGCGACCTCGAGGCCCGGGTCGAGCGGCTCGAGCGGTTCGTCGACGTCGCGGCCCACGACCTCCGGAATCCGCTCGACGTCGCCAAGATACGCGTCGAGGCGGCCCGCGATTCGCCCGAGGACGTCCACTTCGAGCGGGCCGAAGCCGCGCTCGATCGGATCCAACGCATCGTCCGGGACGTGCTTTCGGTCGGAAGCGCGGAACCGGACCTCGACGAGGAGACGGCGCTGGAAGGGGTCGCGGAGGCCGCCTGGTCGACCGTCGACACCGACGCGGCGACGCTCGTGCTCGACGACGACCTTCCGACCGCGGTGGCGGATGCGGACCTCCTCCAGCACCTCTTCGAGAACCTGTTCCGGAACGCAGTGGAGCACGGCTCCACGAGCCCTCGCTCGCAGGCTCGCGAGGACGCGGTCGAACACGGCGACGGCGACGTGACCGTGCGGGTCGGCGACCTGCCGGACGGCTTCTACGTCGCCGACGACGGCCGCGGCGTCCCGCCTGCGGAACGCGAGCGCGTGTTCGACCCGGGCTACTCGACCGCGGACGGCAACACCGGGCTCGGACTGGTCATCGTCCAGCAGACCGTCGAGGACCACGGGTGGAGCGTCTCGCTCACCGAGTCCGAGTCCGGGGGAGCGCGCTTCGAGTTCACCGGGGTGCGGACGGACGGCCCCGACTGA
- a CDS encoding DUF7331 family protein, whose protein sequence is MIDERHESDDRIARYPAREPSIPETHDSIELTDHAVVVYDRTDADRWLWSDAAVQLEKCR, encoded by the coding sequence ATGATAGACGAGCGCCACGAATCGGACGACCGGATCGCGCGGTACCCCGCCCGCGAGCCGTCGATCCCCGAGACCCACGACAGCATCGAACTGACCGACCACGCGGTCGTCGTGTACGACCGAACCGACGCGGACCGGTGGCTCTGGTCCGACGCGGCCGTCCAACTGGAGAAGTGCCGCTGA
- a CDS encoding ParA family protein has protein sequence MLSYAVYSEAGGVGKTTLTANLAVAHARAGLDVLAVPLDPQDGDLSYLFDVDHDRADGEVDTLVHHLVGRGKGEFVDLIESTAEGVDVVPEHNRLEDLGETLRKEQEARSDFGESFPMWTQLQRVLREAEVHKQYDVLIVDPPASSGPHLYNALDATRNLVMPVEPSGKGQASMSGLNDLVTNLEAQLEINIGVLAAVPNRVKGTRDQGAVIEEVEDQGFDVPVVLRDRTSLLEGCWRENCSAYAYVREHRDRERDYELETLAKFDELARHLESEGGVEAPDPPEPGSLDRDRAEVRA, from the coding sequence ATGCTATCGTACGCGGTCTACAGCGAAGCGGGCGGCGTCGGCAAGACGACGCTCACCGCGAACTTGGCGGTCGCGCACGCCAGAGCCGGTCTCGACGTCCTCGCGGTCCCGCTCGACCCCCAGGACGGCGACCTGAGCTACCTCTTCGACGTCGACCACGACCGCGCGGACGGCGAGGTCGACACGCTCGTCCACCACCTCGTGGGTCGCGGGAAGGGGGAGTTCGTGGACCTGATCGAGTCCACTGCGGAGGGTGTCGACGTCGTCCCCGAGCACAACCGCCTCGAGGACCTGGGCGAGACGCTGCGCAAGGAACAGGAGGCCCGGAGCGACTTCGGCGAGTCGTTCCCGATGTGGACACAGCTCCAGCGGGTCCTCCGGGAAGCGGAGGTACACAAGCAGTACGACGTCCTCATCGTCGACCCGCCGGCGAGTTCGGGGCCCCACCTCTACAACGCGCTCGACGCGACCCGGAACCTCGTCATGCCAGTCGAGCCGTCGGGGAAGGGCCAGGCCTCGATGAGCGGGCTCAACGACCTCGTGACCAACCTCGAAGCGCAGCTGGAGATCAACATCGGCGTCCTCGCGGCGGTGCCGAACCGCGTCAAGGGGACGCGCGACCAGGGCGCCGTCATCGAGGAGGTCGAAGATCAGGGGTTCGACGTCCCGGTCGTCCTCCGGGACCGCACCTCGCTGCTCGAAGGGTGCTGGCGCGAGAACTGTAGCGCGTACGCGTACGTGCGCGAGCACCGCGACCGAGAGCGCGACTACGAACTGGAGACCCTCGCGAAGTTCGACGAGCTCGCCCGGCACCTCGAATCGGAGGGCGGCGTCGAGGCGCCGGACCCGCCGGAACCGGGCAGTCTCGACCGCGACCGCGCGGAGGTCCGGGCATGA